The proteins below come from a single Miscanthus floridulus cultivar M001 chromosome 1, ASM1932011v1, whole genome shotgun sequence genomic window:
- the LOC136462560 gene encoding nuclear transcription factor Y subunit B-3-like, protein MVDDGGSHEGGGSGSGGGYREQDRFLPIANISRLRVHILCHQRFETVSDVCGDGADAACRASDKCQKEKRKTINGDDLLWAMATLGFEEYVEPLKIYLQKYREMEGDSKLSTKAGEGSVKKDAISSHGGTSSSSNQ, encoded by the exons ATGGTGGACGACGGCGGGAGCCACGAGGGTGGCggaagcggcagcggcggcggctaccgGGAGCAGGACCGGTTCCTGCCCATCGCCAACATCAGCCGTCTCCGAGTTCATATCCTTTGTCACCAGCGA TTTGAGACAGTTTCTGATGTATGTGGCGACGGCGCGGATGCTGCTTGCAGGGCCAGCGACAAATGTCAGAAGGAGAAGAGAAAGACGATCAACGGGGACGATTTGCTTTGGGCGATGGCTACGTTAGGATTCGAGGAGTACGTCGAGCCTTTGAAGATTTACCTACAAAAGTACAGAGAG ATGGAG GGTGATAGTAAGCTGTCTACAAAGGCTGGCGAGGGCTCTGTAAAGAAGGATGCAATCAGTTCCCATGGTGGCACCAGTAGCTCAAGTAACCAGTAG
- the LOC136492552 gene encoding tobamovirus multiplication protein 2B-like gives MAATTGGGGGGGAKAAVAEQIAQAVRSTSNLLQLMEQSSPAQVHLAKLPKNLLEKASFAKNTEHVLHQLPQVISSLDAYMDRSLQSASQIKTVTQLLSNMENTQLRSMLPSSQTKRDQKSTEP, from the exons ATGGCTGCGAcgaccggcggcggcggtggtggaggggctaAGGCGGCTGTGGCGGAGCAGATAGCACAGGCAGTGCGGTCCACCTCCAACCTCCTCCAGCTCATGGAGCAGTCCTCCCCCGCGCAG GTTCACTTGGCAAAACTACCCAAGAACCTGTTGGAAAAAGCATCCTTTGCAAAGAACACAGAGCAT GTGCTGCACCAGCTACCTCAAGTAATTTCATCCTTGGATGCTTATATGGACAGGAGTTTGCAAAG TGCCTCTCAAATTAAGACTGTCACACAGCTCTTGTCAAACATGGAGAACACTCAGCTGAGGTCCATGTTGCCTTCCTCTCAAACGAAGAGAGATCAAAAGAGTACTGAACCTTAA